One genomic region from Capra hircus breed San Clemente chromosome 18, ASM170441v1, whole genome shotgun sequence encodes:
- the LOC102171183 gene encoding zinc finger protein 14 homolog has translation MAACIQDFKFKDMVIYFSQKEWECLHSAQKNLYQDVMLENYNNLISLGFTNFKPGVISLLEQGKEPWMVKGKETEEWCPDWESRREAKTLSLKEDSYEIQSLQLEIIKRLVSSNLECPRVRNTREIRCHLERLPEEHFRQAIITFEERSTSIQHTDPRAPQTAPTGAKSCESKECKTSRSQPHQSQHERSHNKEKDSKCGECEKAFNSRSDLMKH, from the exons atGGCAGCCTGCATCCAG GATTTCAAGTTCAAAGATATGGTCATTTACTTCTCTCAGAAAGAGTGGGAATGCTTGCACTCTGCTCAGAAGAATTTGTACCaagatgtgatgctggagaattATAACAACCTGATCTCACTGG GATTCACCAATTTTAAGCCAGGTGTGATCTCCTTATtggagcagggaaaggagccctggATGGTTAAGGGCAAGGAGACAGAAGAATGGTGCCCAG ACTGGGAATCTAGAAGAGAAGCCAAGACTTTATCTTTAAAGGAGGACAGTTATGAAATTCAGTCATTGCAACTGGAGATAATAAAGAGACTTGTAAGCTCTAATCTTGAGTGTCCTAGAGTCAGAAATACCAGAGAAATCAGATGCCACTTGGAGAGGCTACCAGAAGAACATTTCAGACAAGCCATAATAACTTTTGAAGAAAGATCCACTTCCATTCAGCACACAGATCCTAGAGCACCTCAGACAGCTCCTACTGGAGCAAAATCCTGTGAATCCAAGGAATGTAAGACTTCCAGGTCCCAACCACACCAGAGTCAACATGAAAGAAGTCATAATAAGGAGAAAGACTCTAAATGTGGAGAATGTGAGAAAGCCTTTAATAGTAGGTCAGACTTGATGAAACATTAG